From the Saccharobesus litoralis genome, one window contains:
- a CDS encoding SDR family NAD(P)-dependent oxidoreductase, translating into MDSQFTPLVILITGTSKGIGQALAEHYLKLGHIVYGCSRSESTISHSHYQHFALDVTDEKQVKSLFSSIRKTHKGLDVLINNAGIAVMNHALLTPMETVEKIFNVNVFASFLFCREAAKLMRKRDYGRIVNFSTVAVAFNLAGEAVYAASKSAVETLTRVLAKEFAEFNVTVNAIGPTPIQTDLIRNVPDEKIEQLLAQQSIKRLGSFADVINIADFYIQPSSDFITGQVVYLGGA; encoded by the coding sequence GTGGATAGTCAATTTACCCCGTTAGTTATTTTGATTACTGGCACTAGTAAGGGGATAGGGCAAGCATTAGCTGAACATTATCTTAAACTTGGCCATATTGTTTATGGTTGTAGTCGTTCTGAATCGACTATTAGCCACTCTCATTATCAGCACTTTGCTCTTGACGTTACAGATGAAAAGCAAGTCAAAAGTTTATTTTCGTCTATTCGTAAAACACACAAGGGACTAGATGTTTTAATTAACAATGCGGGCATAGCGGTGATGAATCATGCACTGTTGACACCGATGGAAACGGTAGAGAAAATTTTTAACGTTAATGTATTTGCGAGTTTTTTATTTTGTCGTGAAGCCGCTAAGTTAATGCGCAAAAGGGATTATGGCCGCATTGTTAATTTCTCAACCGTTGCGGTGGCATTTAATTTGGCGGGCGAGGCTGTTTATGCCGCTTCTAAATCTGCTGTCGAGACGTTAACTCGAGTATTGGCTAAAGAGTTTGCCGAGTTTAATGTCACAGTTAACGCAATAGGACCCACACCCATTCAAACAGACTTGATCCGTAATGTACCAGATGAAAAGATTGAACAGTTATTGGCACAACAAAGCATTAAACGATTAGGTTCCTTTGCCGATGTTATAAATATAGCTGACTTTTATATTCAGCCAAGTAGTGACTTTATTACAGGCCAGGTAGTATACCTTGGAGGTGCTTAA
- the pseH gene encoding UDP-4-amino-4,6-dideoxy-N-acetyl-beta-L-altrosamine N-acetyltransferase: MFEFKLMTADDLPQVLKWRTSKVVTQFMFTDIEADLHAQQQWFKRTKQDTSCCYWLIYYQEKAIGVLSINDIDVNHQSCSWGFYIGDENVRNLGGLIPPYFYNFVFSQTIIETITAEVMEHNQQVKKLHKLHGYQFIETLSQHVCKVEHYFDVDVFKLTKTAWLTKKRFAKFEASFERDVKLNVVLNTEIEKST, translated from the coding sequence ATGTTTGAATTTAAATTAATGACTGCGGATGATTTACCGCAAGTATTGAAATGGCGAACTAGTAAAGTTGTCACTCAATTTATGTTCACGGATATTGAAGCCGATCTGCATGCGCAACAGCAGTGGTTTAAACGTACTAAACAAGATACAAGTTGTTGTTATTGGTTGATTTATTATCAAGAAAAAGCAATCGGTGTTTTAAGTATCAACGATATTGATGTTAATCATCAATCTTGCAGTTGGGGTTTTTACATTGGTGATGAAAATGTAAGGAACTTAGGTGGATTAATACCACCTTACTTTTATAATTTTGTATTTTCGCAAACCATAATTGAAACAATAACCGCAGAAGTCATGGAGCATAATCAACAAGTTAAAAAGCTGCATAAACTGCACGGTTACCAGTTTATTGAGACCTTATCGCAACATGTTTGCAAGGTTGAGCATTATTTTGATGTTGATGTGTTTAAATTAACTAAAACAGCATGGTTAACAAAAAAGCGCTTTGCCAAATTTGAAGCAAGCTTTGAACGCGACGTTAAATTGAATGTTGTGCTCAACACTGAAATAGAGAAAAGTACATGA
- a CDS encoding ANL family adenylate-forming protein, whose translation MLDNTKFIGFLLQRFADNEDKDAIVWHGQIYSYAWLKDKIETWYEALNSNDIELGNVVMVEADYSPSSIALLIALIEYQAIIVPITDSVAHKKDEFIETSQAEFLIQIASDDSCNIIRLSQTAQHECFDTLRIGKVPGLILFSSGSTGKSKAAVHDLAKLLEKFKVPRHALRAITFLLYDHIGGVNTLLYTLSNAGCVISVEDRKPDTVLAAVDEYQADLLPTSPTFINLILISEAYKRYQLSSLKTVTYGTEPMPESTLIRFNALFPHIKLLQTYGLSELGILRSKSKDNTSLWVKVGGEGFETRVTDDNILEIKAYSGMLGYLNAPSPYTDDGWFHTGDQVEVDGEYLRILGRKSEIINVGGQKVYPAEVESVLQQLDCIAESEVYGEKNALVGNVVCAKLRLNQTHSGMDKKALKRQIKQHCLQSLESYQVPAKFKFDESEQFSPRFKKMRTL comes from the coding sequence ATGCTAGATAATACCAAGTTCATCGGTTTTTTATTGCAGCGCTTTGCTGATAATGAAGATAAGGATGCCATTGTTTGGCACGGTCAAATTTATTCTTATGCTTGGTTAAAAGATAAAATAGAAACTTGGTATGAAGCATTAAATAGCAATGACATTGAATTGGGCAATGTTGTTATGGTTGAAGCTGATTATTCACCTAGTTCCATTGCGTTGCTGATTGCCTTAATTGAATATCAAGCGATAATTGTGCCGATCACGGATTCTGTTGCTCATAAAAAAGATGAGTTTATTGAAACGTCGCAAGCAGAGTTTTTAATTCAAATCGCCAGTGATGATAGTTGCAATATCATTCGTTTATCTCAAACGGCACAACATGAATGCTTTGATACGCTAAGAATAGGTAAAGTGCCCGGTCTTATTTTATTTTCATCTGGTTCTACTGGCAAAAGTAAAGCTGCGGTTCATGATCTCGCAAAGTTACTTGAAAAATTTAAAGTTCCTAGGCACGCGTTAAGAGCCATTACCTTTTTACTTTATGATCACATTGGCGGGGTTAATACTTTACTTTATACCTTATCCAATGCGGGTTGTGTTATATCCGTGGAAGATAGAAAGCCGGATACAGTTTTAGCGGCAGTTGATGAATATCAGGCAGATTTACTACCAACATCTCCGACCTTTATCAATCTTATTTTAATTAGTGAAGCCTACAAGCGTTATCAGCTGTCAAGTTTGAAAACAGTGACTTATGGTACTGAACCAATGCCGGAGTCTACATTAATACGTTTTAATGCTTTATTTCCTCATATTAAATTATTACAGACTTATGGTTTATCCGAGTTAGGTATTTTACGCTCGAAATCGAAAGATAATACTTCTTTATGGGTAAAAGTCGGCGGAGAAGGTTTCGAAACGCGTGTCACTGACGATAATATCTTAGAAATCAAAGCATATTCAGGTATGTTAGGTTATTTAAATGCGCCTAGTCCATACACAGATGATGGTTGGTTTCACACTGGTGATCAGGTTGAAGTTGATGGAGAATACTTACGTATTTTAGGTCGCAAGTCAGAAATTATTAATGTGGGTGGCCAGAAGGTTTACCCAGCAGAAGTGGAAAGCGTGTTACAACAGCTTGATTGTATTGCTGAATCTGAAGTGTATGGTGAAAAAAATGCCTTAGTCGGTAATGTGGTTTGCGCCAAACTAAGGTTGAATCAAACGCATTCAGGTATGGATAAAAAAGCACTTAAACGTCAAATAAAACAGCACTGTTTGCAAAGTTTAGAAAGCTATCAAGTCCCTGCAAAGTTTAAGTTTGATGAAAGTGAGCAATTCAGTCCACGATTTAAAAAGATGCGCACCTTGTAG
- a CDS encoding glycosyltransferase family 2 protein, with the protein MKTASQLKLSVIVPVYNLENYIADCLEGLIYQDVNFDYEIIVANDCSTDNSLEIIQQYQAQAPNLIKIIDNESNQRLAKNMRLLLAHAKGQYIAYMDGDDVALPGKLQAQVDHLDKNPECAMVYHEVEVFESDSNETTGYYCKDYYNKKCIPDKATIEHVVKYGSFFQASTLMFRRHSHLDKVVDEQCKIILDHPFQVLNAGFLNGTIEAVDGVLGRYRIHANSFGAMTLKDHSRREQVLADQLQAISNAAQFGISEKTINEGRAHYYFATALFFLKLKQNELFAKYIKLSDIDGFCFDIRHRYAIDHVNEPESVALELGFV; encoded by the coding sequence ATGAAGACTGCAAGCCAGCTAAAATTGAGTGTAATTGTTCCTGTCTATAATTTGGAGAATTACATCGCTGATTGCTTGGAAGGGCTAATTTATCAGGATGTTAATTTCGATTACGAAATTATAGTTGCTAATGATTGTTCTACTGATAATTCACTTGAGATTATTCAACAGTACCAAGCGCAGGCACCTAATTTAATCAAGATTATTGATAATGAGTCTAATCAACGCCTTGCTAAAAATATGCGCTTATTACTGGCTCATGCAAAAGGTCAATACATTGCTTATATGGATGGTGACGACGTTGCTTTACCGGGAAAGCTGCAAGCTCAGGTCGATCATTTAGATAAAAACCCTGAATGTGCAATGGTGTACCATGAAGTTGAAGTCTTTGAGTCTGATTCAAATGAAACGACAGGTTATTACTGCAAAGATTATTACAATAAAAAGTGTATTCCAGACAAGGCGACGATTGAGCATGTGGTGAAATACGGCTCATTTTTTCAAGCGAGTACACTGATGTTCCGTCGGCACAGTCACTTAGACAAAGTTGTTGATGAACAATGTAAAATTATTTTGGATCACCCGTTTCAAGTGCTTAATGCAGGTTTTTTAAATGGCACGATCGAAGCTGTGGATGGTGTACTTGGTCGTTATCGAATTCATGCGAATAGTTTTGGCGCGATGACATTAAAAGACCATAGTCGCAGAGAGCAAGTTTTGGCGGATCAATTACAAGCGATTAGCAATGCGGCTCAATTTGGTATATCGGAAAAAACAATAAACGAAGGGCGAGCCCATTACTATTTTGCGACAGCACTATTCTTTTTAAAACTAAAACAAAATGAGTTGTTTGCGAAATACATTAAGTTATCTGATATTGACGGCTTTTGTTTTGATATTCGTCATCGATACGCGATAGATCATGTTAATGAACCTGAAAGTGTAGCTTTAGAATTAGGCTTTGTTTAA